DNA from bacterium:
TCCTCGTTGAAGACGGGGACGACTACGCTGACCGAGATTGCGTCGGTTCCGTTCACGAAAAAGTTATACCACCGTTGCCGGCTCCCAGCCAGAGTTTCCGCCCGCCCCGGCTTTTCAGGGCCGCCGGGCTTCGGCCAGGGCGTCCTTGATCGCCTCCACGGCGTCGTCGACGTCGGAGTCGAGCATCTCCGGAAAGAAAGGCAGGGAGAAGAGGCGTTCGGAGACCCATTCCGTTTCCGGGAGCAGGCCCGGCCCGAACCCGTGTTCCCGGTAATACTGCTGGGTGTGCGCGGCCCGGAAATGGATCCCGGTCCCGATGTTGCGTTCCTTGAGCCGGGTGAGAAAGTCGTCCCGGCCGATCCCGGCCTTGTCGGTGTCGAGGAACACGATGTAGAGGTGGTGGCTGTGAACGTGGGGGTAGCGGGGGGCGGAAGGGAGGATGATCTCCTCCACGTCCGCGAGCAGGCGGTCGTACCGGTTCGCCAGCTCCTCCCGGCGGCGGTTGAAGCCTTCCAGCCGGGGAAGCTGGGTCAGGCCCAGCGAGGCCTGCAGATCGGTCATGTTGTATTTGAACCCGGGAACGACCACTTCCACCTGGTTCGAGCCGCGCCGGCTGTACCGCTGCCAGGCGTCTTTCCCCAGCCCGTGGAACTTGAGCACCCGGATCTTTTCGATCAGTTCCTCGTCGTCGCCGACCACCATCCCCCCCTCGGCGGTGGTGATGTTCTTGATGGGGTGGAAGCTGAAGACGGCGGTCCCCCGGCTTCCGATCAGCTCGTTCCCGAAACGGGTGCCGAGGGCGTGGGCGGCGTCCTCGATCAAGTGCACCCCGTGGTTCCGGGCCAGGGCCCGGAACCCGTCGAGGTCGGCCGGCGCCCCCGCGTAGTGGACGGGGACGATCGCCCGGGTTTTTTCCGTGATCAGGGGCTCGACGCCGGCGGGGGTGATCATCATCGTGCCCCGGTCGATATCGGCGAAGACCGGCCGCGCCCCCAGCAGGGTGATGAGGTTGACGGTGGACACCCAGGTGAGGGAGGGGGTGATCACCTCGTCGCCCTCCCCGATGCCCAGGGCCAGCAGGACCAGGTGCATCCCCGCCGTGGCCGAGGCCAGGGAACAGGCGTGGGCGGCCCCGGTGTAGGCCCGGAATTCCTCCTCGAATCGGGCCGTCTTGGGGCCGGTCGTGATCCAGCCGGAGCGGAGCGATTCCACCACCCCGGCGATATCGTCCTCGTTGATGGAGGGGCGGGAGAAGGGGAGAAATTCACGGCGTTGAGCGCTCATCGTGCGGTCCTTTCCCGGTGTCGGGTCTGCAATCCAGTACCAGCAGCCGTCTCCTCAGCCCCAGGCGTCCTTCGGCCCGGACCCGGCGGGGGTCGAGCTCGACGCCCTCGGGGGGGAACGGCTCGCGTTTTTCCATGGCCACCATCAGATCGAACCTCGCGTCCTCGCCCGCCAGGGCCCGGCGCAGCGCGGGGATCTGGTCGGGGAGCGGGTTTTCGTCGTGAAGGTCGTAGAGGGTGACGCCGCCGTAGAAGCCCAGGAGCCCTCGGCTGGTCTCGTCCAGGTCCCAGGCGCAGACGCGGGCGGCGTCTGCGGCCGGAAGTTCCGCCAGGACGGTTTCTATCCCCGGTTTGTAGTTTTTGGCCTGATCGACGATGGGGAAGGCGACCAGGGCGGCGACGATGTAGAAGACGGCGGCCGCCGCCGCCGTCCGGGGCATCGTTCCCAGGCGGGACCGGGTGAGGACGGCCGCGGCGGCGAGAGCTCCGGCGGCGGCGACGGGATCGAACCCGGCGCCGACGGTCATGCCCACCCCGGTCCATTCCAGGCGGACGACCGCGGCCCCGGCCATGGCCGCGACCAGGATCCACCCCAGGACCAGGAGCGAGGTCCCGGCCCACCGGGGCTGGCGGAAGGCGAAGGCGCCGACGAAGACGGCCGCGCCCGGGAGCAGGGGCAGGAGGTAGAGGTCGCGCTTGGTTCCGGCCGCCGAAAGGACGAGGAGCCCCCCGAGGGTCCAGGCCAGGGCGACGATCAGGATCCTGGACGCCGGGGTGCCCGGCGCCGCGGTTTCCCTCCGCCTCCCCCGGTCGAAGATCGCTCCCAGCAGGACCGGGGTCCAGGGAAGGCAGACCACCGGCAGCAGCGCCAGGTAAAAGAAGGGGCCGCGCAGGTGCCCCAGCTCGGGGGTCCGCCCCAGGAACCGGCCCACCTGGTTGTCCCAGAACCAGGCTTTCCAGGCCTCGGCGCCCCCCGTCAGTTTGAAGGGGACTGCCCAGGCCAGAATGACGGCCGCCGCCAGGACGGCTCCGGCGGGATGGATCCATCCCCGGCCCGGACTGCGGCGGCGGTAGAGAAAGAACAGGGCCGCCGCCGGGGGGGCGATGAGGGCGAAGGCGACGGCGCCCTTGGCCAGAAAAGCCGCGCCGACCGAGGCGTACGCGGCCAGGATCAGGGCCGCGCGGTTCCGCTCCAGCCCGGCCGCGCCCAGGCCGACCGCGGCGGTGACGAAGAGGGCCAGAACCGGATCGGAGACGATCCAGTGCCCGGACTGGAAGAAGAGGGCGGAGGTGGCCAGGGCCGCGGCCGCCGCCGCCCCCCGGGCGCTCCCGAGAAAGCAGCGGGCCGTCCCCCAGAGCACGAGCACGGTCAGAAGGGCGCTCAGGGCCGATGCCGCCCGGATCGCCCCTTCCACTCCGATCAGGGGGCCCAGGTTCTTCATGGAGACGGCGGCGCCCCAGAAGAACAGCGGGGGTTTCTCCACGAACGGTTTCCCCGCCAGGGTCGGGTAGAGCCAGGAGGCGCCGGGCGCGGCCATGCTTCTCACCAGTTCGGCCGCCCGGGGTTCGTCGGGGGTCCAGAGCCCGTGGCCGGCCACCCCGAAGACGGTGGTGGCCAGACAGAGGAGGAGGATCCAGA
Protein-coding regions in this window:
- a CDS encoding DegT/DnrJ/EryC1/StrS family aminotransferase, with amino-acid sequence MSAQRREFLPFSRPSINEDDIAGVVESLRSGWITTGPKTARFEEEFRAYTGAAHACSLASATAGMHLVLLALGIGEGDEVITPSLTWVSTVNLITLLGARPVFADIDRGTMMITPAGVEPLITEKTRAIVPVHYAGAPADLDGFRALARNHGVHLIEDAAHALGTRFGNELIGSRGTAVFSFHPIKNITTAEGGMVVGDDEELIEKIRVLKFHGLGKDAWQRYSRRGSNQVEVVVPGFKYNMTDLQASLGLTQLPRLEGFNRRREELANRYDRLLADVEEIILPSAPRYPHVHSHHLYIVFLDTDKAGIGRDDFLTRLKERNIGTGIHFRAAHTQQYYREHGFGPGLLPETEWVSERLFSLPFFPEMLDSDVDDAVEAIKDALAEARRP
- a CDS encoding glycosyltransferase family 39 protein codes for the protein MTTFRYETMRGSSPTTSFPVWILLLCLATTVFGVAGHGLWTPDEPRAAELVRSMAAPGASWLYPTLAGKPFVEKPPLFFWGAAVSMKNLGPLIGVEGAIRAASALSALLTVLVLWGTARCFLGSARGAAAAAALATSALFFQSGHWIVSDPVLALFVTAAVGLGAAGLERNRAALILAAYASVGAAFLAKGAVAFALIAPPAAALFFLYRRRSPGRGWIHPAGAVLAAAVILAWAVPFKLTGGAEAWKAWFWDNQVGRFLGRTPELGHLRGPFFYLALLPVVCLPWTPVLLGAIFDRGRRRETAAPGTPASRILIVALAWTLGGLLVLSAAGTKRDLYLLPLLPGAAVFVGAFAFRQPRWAGTSLLVLGWILVAAMAGAAVVRLEWTGVGMTVGAGFDPVAAAGALAAAAVLTRSRLGTMPRTAAAAAVFYIVAALVAFPIVDQAKNYKPGIETVLAELPAADAARVCAWDLDETSRGLLGFYGGVTLYDLHDENPLPDQIPALRRALAGEDARFDLMVAMEKREPFPPEGVELDPRRVRAEGRLGLRRRLLVLDCRPDTGKGPHDERSTP